In Cryptomeria japonica chromosome 10, Sugi_1.0, whole genome shotgun sequence, a genomic segment contains:
- the LOC131073347 gene encoding uncharacterized protein LOC131073347, with product MKGWCAENWKCKIELKTLPNGFFLVITEDGKDKQGILNNEPFFMGGRGLYVRDWEPNFNPVLALIKEVPIWLRLYNLPKEYWNEEFFQTLGNKLGFYIKADEAIESKDFSTYARICIGWKPHYPLHEQVEIITNARRWLQNIEVEESNKICEHCNKEGHMEETCLIGPKGKTVETTLEDEVTFYANKESTRKEMRSNEDTSQPLQNPFIQGEVSMAHNNTTQEMEEIVTDVVLINKQREVAGWVEDVIARVEKAVDILDEVKSRVIPPMETGVSSEIVQHFEKDKELGTNKDESKENRESDGADDEDEWEWMDEKDILETRTIEKTEPVCNKVRMGEKRSRGRKSN from the coding sequence ATGAAAGGCTGGTGTGCTGAAAATTGGAAATGCAAAATCGAACTCAAAACCCTTCCAAATGGGTTTTTCTTGGTAATCACTGAAGACGGTAAGGATAAGCAAGGAATTTTAAATAACGAACCTTTTTTCATGGGTGGAAGGGGTTTGTAtgttagggattgggaacctaactTCAATCCGGTGCTGGCTCTGATTAAAGAGGTACCTATTTGGCTAAGATTATATAACCTCCCCAAAGAATACTGGAATGAGGAGTTCTTCCAAACCCTAGGTAACAAACTAGGTTTCTACATCAAAGCGGATGAGGCTATTGAGTCCAAAGACTTCAGTACGTATGCGCGAATATGTATTGGGTGGAAACCCCATTACCCACTTCACGAACAAGTTGAGATCATAACAAATGCAAGACGGTGGCTTCAAAATATAGAGGTGGAGGAATCTAACAAAATATGCGAGCATTGCAATAAAGAAGGACACATGGAGGAAACCTGTTTAATAGGCCCTAAAGGGAAAACTGTGGAGACGACGTTAGAAGATGAGGTTACCTTCTACGCGAACAAGGAAAGTACAAGGAAGGAGATGAGATCAAATGAGGACACGAGTCAACCTCTGCAAAATCCCTTTATTCAGGGGGAGGTCTCGATGGCCCACAACAATACCACCCAGGAGATGGAAGAAATTGTAACAGATGTTGTTCTTATTAACAAACAAAGGGAGGTTGCAGGTTGGGTAGAAGATGTCATTGCAAGAGTAGAGAAAGCAGTTGATATTCTGGATGAGGTTAAATCCAGGGTCATTCCTCCCATGGAAACAGGAGTCAGTTCGGAGATAGTACAACACTTTGAGAAGGATAAGGAATTGGGGACTAACAAGGATGAATCCAAGGAAAATAGGGAATCTGATGGAGctgatgatgaggatgaatgggaATGGATGGATGAGAAAGACATTCTGGAAACAAGGACAATAGAGAAAACGGAGCCGGTGTGTAACAAGGTGCGGATGGGGGAAAAGAGATCCCGAGGCAGAAAGTCAAATTAG